The Streptomyces laurentii region GTGGGGGCGAGCCCAGGTGACCGTGCGGGTGAGGGCCGGTGCGGGGGTGTGAAGCCGTGGGACACGCGTCACATGGGCGCGTGGTTACGCGATCTCCCCGGCGCCGCCTAGGGTCGGGCCCATGTTCGCTGCCTACGCTGCCCGAATCGACCGCGACCAGCCCCTGAACGGCCTCGAACTGGGCGAACGCCCCGAGCCCGCGAGCCGGCCCGGCTGGACCACCGTCACCGTCAAGGCCGCCTCGCTCAACCACCACGACCTGTGGTCGCTGCGCGGGGTCGGACTGACCGAGGACAAGCTGCCGATGATCCTCGGCTGCGACGCCGCCGGCATCGACGAGCACGGCCACGAGGTCGTCCTGCACTCCGTCATCGGCCAGACCGGTCACGGGGTCGGCCCCGACGAGAAGCGCTCCATTCTGACCGAGCACTACCAGGGCACCTTCGCCGAACGGGTCACCGTCCCGGCCTGGAACGTGCTGCCCAAGCCCAAGGAGCTCTCCTTCGAGGAGGCCGCCTGTCTGCCGACGGCCTGGCTCACCGCCTACCGGATGCTCTTCACCAACGCCGGGGTGCGGCCCGGCGATTCGGTCCTCGTGCAGGGTGCCGGCGGCGGTGTCGCCACCGCGGCGATCGTCCTTGGCAAGGCGGCCGGACTGCGGGTCTTCGCCACCAGCCGGGACGAGGCCAAGCGCAAGCGGGCCGTCGAACTCGGCGCGGTCGAGGCGGTCGAGCCCGGGGCGCGGCTGCCGCAGAAGATGGACGCGGTCATCGAGACGGTCGGCGCCGCCACCTGGTCGCACTCCATCAAGTCGCTGCGGCCCGGCGGCACCGTCGTCATCTCCGGCGCCACCAGCGGCGACCGGCCCTCGCACGCCGAGCTGACCCGGATCTTCTTCCTGGAGCTGAAGATCGTCGGTTCGACGATGGGCTCCAAGGACGAGCTGGCGGACCTGCTGTCCTTCTGCGCCGCCACCGGCGTGCGTCCGGTGATCGACCAGGTGCTGCCGCTCGACCGGGCGCGCGAGGGCTTCGAGCGGATGGCCACCGGCGACCTCTTCGGAAAGATCGTGCTGACGACCTCTTGATGACCCGTCAGTAATACTGATGGGATCTCCGGCACCCGCACCTCGTCCCCACCCCCGTGCCGGAGGTCCCATCGTGTTGCGAACCGCCTTGGCGGCAACCGCCGTTGCCGCAGCCCTGATCGCCCCCACCACCGCCCACGCCCAGGCCACGAGCGCCCGACCCGGGGGCACCACGGCCACCGGCGTGGCCCCGAGGCCCGGCGGCGGGCAGCCCGGCCGGCCCGGTCCCGGGGTCGCGGGCATACCCGCCCTCACGGACGCCCAGGGCCGTGTCCTGACCCTGCGCGGCTGGAACGTCGGTGACAAGGCCAACCAGGGTGACCAGGCCCTCTCCGCGATCACCGAGAAGCACTTCCGCGACATGCGCGCGAAGGGCTTCGACTTCGCCCGGCTCCTGGTCTTCTGGGACGACCTGGAGCCCCGGCCCGGCCAGTACAGCAAGAACTACCTCCGCAAGATCGAACGCGTTCTGGACTGGGCCCGGAAGTACGACGTCAAGGTCCTCCTCGACGCGCATCAGGACGTCTTCGGGCCCGCCTTCGGGCACCGGGGCATCCCGGAGTGGGCCACCCGGACCGACGGCCTGCCCTTCACCCCGCACCCCGACGACTGGTTCGCCGAGTACTTCGAACCGGCCGTGCAGCGTGCCTTCACCCATCTCTACGAGGACCCGGACCTGCGACGCGCCCAGGCCCGGATGTGGCGGACGCTCGCGGACCGCTTCGGCGACCACCCCGCCGTCCTCGGCTACGACCTGATCAACGAGCCCATGGGTGAGCTCAAGGAGGGCGAGGACCTGCCCACCGCCGCCCGCCGGATCGAACGCGACCAGCTCACCCCGATGTACAACCGCCTCGCGGACGCGATCCGTTCGGCCGACCGGGACGGCTGGGTGTTCGTCGAACCGACGCCGATCGTCGGCGAGGGCGTGCCGACCGGGCTCGGCCGGATCGACGACCCGAAGATCGTCTACGCCCCGCACTTCTACAACGCCGGCATGGAGGCCGGCGCCGACTACGACCCGGCGGCAGGCTGGCTCGAGGCCTACGAGCAGGCCGTCACCCGGTATCCGAAGGAGTACAAGGTCCCCGTGGTGGTGGGGGAGTGGGGGCCCCTCAACAACTCCCTGCCGAACATGAACCGCTTCTACCGGGAGGCGATGGCCTCGCTCGGCCGCTACAGCTCCGGCTGGGCGGGCTGGGAGTGGTGCTACGGCGGCGGCTACTGCGCGGTGGACGACGCCGGGGCCTTCCGTACGAACAAGGAGCTGACCGCCGAGCCGTACGCCGAGGCCGTCGCCGGAACGGTCCGCTCCACCGCGTACGATCCCGCGGCGGGCCTCTACCGACTGGAATACGACGCCGGCCGGCGCGGCTCCCGGGTCACCGAAATCTCCCTGCCCCCGGGCGCGTGGCAGGTCACGGCCCGGGGACAGGCCGCCGTGGTGCGCCCTGCCAAGAACCGCAACCGCGCCCTGGTCATCGCCGCCCCCGGCGCCCGCGTGACCGTGACGGTGAAGGCCGGACGCGGCTGACCCCAGCGACGGGGGCAGGCGGGAACGGCGCGGGCAGGGGCCGGGGCTCGCGGCCCGGTGCCACCCGGCCCGGCGCCACCCGCCTCGGTCGGCCCGGCCTGGGGCCGCCCGGGTCCGCGCCGGGATCACCCCGGCCGGGTCCCGGGCGCCTCGCCTGCTCGACACCCCGTGCCCTGAGGCCGACGGCCGGGCGGCCCCCGGCCCTGCCGGGGTCAGCTCTTTCTGCGGTCCGGGCTCAGCAGCGACAGGATGCTCTCCGCCGCCGTCCCCAGGTGGCGGCGGGCCTCCGCCGCCTGCTCGCGGCTCACGCCGTGGTCCCGGGCCGCGTCGCGGATGTCGTCGCGGAAGCGGTCGAGGAGACGGTCCAGCTCACGGGCCGGTTCGGCCGACTGCTCCAGGTCCTGGGCCCAGTCGGAGACGGCCTCCTCGGGGGAGCCGGGCCGGCTGCCGGCCGGTCCGTGGGCCGCGCCCGTGACCAGGTCGCCGAGCTGGGCCGTGATGCCCGAGACGTCCTCCCAGACGCCCTTGGGCCATTCCCCGCGGGTCATCCGGTCCAGCACCTGCTCCTGGAACTGCACCTGGACCTGCTTGGCCATCCGCTGGAACTCCTTGGCCTGGTGCTTGGCCGACTGGGCCTCGGCGCGCGCCTGGCGGGCCTGCTCCTTCCATTCCTGCTTGGCCTTGCGCAGATCGTCCTTGGCGTCGGAGAGCGACGAGGAACCAGCGGTGCGGGACGCGCTCGCCGCCGCCCGCATCTCGTTGCGCAGCTTGCCGGCGGCGCCCCGCACGTCGTCGCGGATCTCCGCGGCGAGTTCGGACACGGACTCGCGGATCTCCACTTCGAGATCGGCCAGCTCGCCGACCCGCGCCGCCAGCTCGGCGCGTCCGGCGTCGGTGATCGAGTAGACCTTGCGGCCGCCCTCGGTGGCGTGGGTGACCAGGCCCTCGGCCTCCAGCTTGGCGAGCCGCGGGTAGACCGTGCCCGCCGAGGGGGCGTAGAGGCCCTGGAAGCGCTCCTCCAGGAGGCGGATCACCTCGTATCCGTGCCGGGGGGCCTCGTCGAGGAGCTTGAGCAGGTAGAGGCGCAGACGGCCGTGGGCGAAGACGGGAGGCATGTCAGAGGACCTTTCCGGACGCGGGGGAGGGAGCGGACCAGTCGTCGCCCTCCGGCTCGGGCTCGGGGCGGCGCAGCAGGGCTATCGAGCCGGTGACCGTGGTCGCCTTGAGGGTGCCGCGGCCGGACCCCAAGGTGCCGGTGATGGTCTTGGTGCCCCACTGGCCGCCGACCCGCAGGTCCTCGAACGCGTTGGAGAGGGAGCCGCTGGTGGTGCTCGCCTCGACCCGGGCGTCCGCCGGGTGCGGCAGCCGGATGGCCACCTCGCCGGAGACGCTGGCGAGCCGGATGTCGGCGGGCGGCCCGTCGAGGCCCATGGCCGGGTCGAGATCGACCACCAGATCGCCGCTGACCGTCTCGGCGCGCACGGCGGCGCCCGCGCCCTCGACCACGGTCACGTCGCCGGTCACCGAGGTGATCTGGAGGTCGCCGGTGACGGACTGGGCCTCCAGGGCCCCCGAGACGGTCTCGGCGCGCACCGGGCCGGCCAGGCCCACCAGCGTGGTGTCGCCGGTGACGCCGCGCACCGCCGTACTCCCGGTGATGCCGGAGACCACGGTCTCGGCGCCGACCGCCCCCACCTCCACGTCCGTGCCCGCCGGCACGGCGAGGGAGACGACGACCCGGCGGCGGTGGCCCTTGGGGTCGAGCCACTTGAGGAGGCCCTTCCAGTGAAGGTCCTCGTAGCTCACGGTGAGGACGGAATCCTCCTCGGAGACGATGAGCGGCGGGCCCTCGATCTCGGAGATCTGCAGGCGGGCGGAACTCTCGTCGGTCCCCACCACGTTCACCACACCGTTGACGATTCTGACCTGGACCCGGCGCACGGGGCCGGTCGGCGTGATCTTCATGGGCTCGGTGACGGACCACTCTGGCATGGTGCTGACCTCCCGTGTGAGGGCCGGTGCCGCCGGCCGGCGATCCCGGCGGCGACCGAGACGCAACATATCGCGTCTCCGATAGACACGATATATCGCGGCCAGGTCAAGTCAACCCTGATTCACCCCTGAGAGGGAGCTCCGGGTTCGTCAGGGGTGGCGGGGCGGGAGCTCGGGGTGGGCGGGTGTGTCGCGGTCTGGTGCATGTGCCGTCGTACCGGGATAAATTGACCTAGCGTGGGGGCATGAACGCGACTTCGGGATCCCGCCCCGTCGGGGCGCTGCTGCTCTGCCGTGCCGAGCCGTCGGCGGTCCGCCCGCCGGCCGAGCTGCTGACGGAACAGCTGCTCCTCGCCCCCGCCGGACCCGAGTGGAGCGTTCTCGTCCCGGAGGGAAGGCCCTGGCTCGACGACGGCGAACCCGTCGAGCGGGTCGTCACCGGCTGGTCCACCGCGCTGGCCGTCGCCGTTCCCGGCCGGCCCGTCCTCGCGCTGTGGTGGGACCCCGACCGGGCCGGTTTCACGCTCGCCACGGGCTTCCGCCGCACCGTCGGCTACACCTGGCTGGCCGACGGCACCCCGGTCGGCGAGGACGAGGCCGTGCACACCTTCGCCGACCGTCTCGGGCTCGACCCGGTGCTCGACGTCCAGGCCCTGGAACCCCTCACCCGGTCCGACCCGGACGCCGACGCCGTCACCCGGCTCGTCGGCCTCACCGCCGTCCTGGCCCGCGTCGGACTCGTGCTGCCCGGCGGCGTCACCCCCGGCGCGAGCGCCGACCGGCTGCGTGCCGCCGCCCGCGCCCACGGCGCCGAACTCGTCGCCGGGACCGGCTGGCGCGAGGCCGTGAGGGCGGAACTGGAAGCGGTGGAGGAGGGCCCGTACGGCTCGTATCTCCGCGGCCCCCGGGCCCGCCTCCTCGGCGCGGCCCAGCTCGCGGCCGGGGTGCCGCTGCTCGGCTGGGGCCTCGCCCGCCGCAGCGGCGGCTGGGCGACCGCCGGCGCGCTCCTCGTCGCCCATGGGGCGCTCGGGATCCTCTACGACCGGTTCCGGGCCACCCGCTGAGGGCCGGGGCCCTCGACGACGCCCTGTGTCCGGCGTCCGACGTCCCGAAGCGCCGGTTCGTACGCCGCGCCGGGACTACGCGGCCCGATGCGGCCCGCCCGGCCCCTACTCGTCCTCGTCGTCCTCGTCGTCGAGGCGCGCCAGCCAGGTCGCGAGGCGCTCGACCGGCACCTCGAAGTCGGGGTTGAGGTCGACGAACGTACGCAGCTGCTCGGCGAGCCACTCGAAGGTGACCTCCTCCTCGCCGCGCCGCTTCTCCAGTTCCTCGATGCCACGGTCGGTGAAGTACAT contains the following coding sequences:
- a CDS encoding dehydrogenase (Medium chain reductase/dehydrogenase (MDR)/zinc-dependent alcohol dehydrogenase-like family; cl16912;~NAD(P) binding site [chemical binding];~NADPH:quinone reductase and related Zn-dependent oxidoreductases [Energyproduction and conversion / General function prediction only]; COG0604;~dehydrogenase [Streptomyces cattleya NRRL 8057 = DSM46488];~identified by MetaGeneAnnotator; putative); amino-acid sequence: MFAAYAARIDRDQPLNGLELGERPEPASRPGWTTVTVKAASLNHHDLWSLRGVGLTEDKLPMILGCDAAGIDEHGHEVVLHSVIGQTGHGVGPDEKRSILTEHYQGTFAERVTVPAWNVLPKPKELSFEEAACLPTAWLTAYRMLFTNAGVRPGDSVLVQGAGGGVATAAIVLGKAAGLRVFATSRDEAKRKRAVELGAVEAVEPGARLPQKMDAVIETVGAATWSHSIKSLRPGGTVVISGATSGDRPSHAELTRIFFLELKIVGSTMGSKDELADLLSFCAATGVRPVIDQVLPLDRAREGFERMATGDLFGKIVLTTS
- a CDS encoding hypothetical protein (DUF4098 domain containing protein [Streptomyces fulvissimus DSM40593];~Domain of unknown function (DUF4098); pfam13345;~UniProt-pubmed:11572948; UniProt-pubmed:21463507; UniProt-pubmed:18375553; UniProt-pubmed:20581206; UniProt-pubmed:12000953; UniProt-pubmed:20064060; UniProt-pubmed:21551298;~identified by MetaGeneAnnotator; putative), with the translated sequence MPEWSVTEPMKITPTGPVRRVQVRIVNGVVNVVGTDESSARLQISEIEGPPLIVSEEDSVLTVSYEDLHWKGLLKWLDPKGHRRRVVVSLAVPAGTDVEVGAVGAETVVSGITGSTAVRGVTGDTTLVGLAGPVRAETVSGALEAQSVTGDLQITSVTGDVTVVEGAGAAVRAETVSGDLVVDLDPAMGLDGPPADIRLASVSGEVAIRLPHPADARVEASTTSGSLSNAFEDLRVGGQWGTKTITGTLGSGRGTLKATTVTGSIALLRRPEPEPEGDDWSAPSPASGKVL
- a CDS encoding membrane protein (identified by MetaGeneAnnotator; putative;~membrane protein [Streptomyces roseosporus NRRL15998]), encoding MNATSGSRPVGALLLCRAEPSAVRPPAELLTEQLLLAPAGPEWSVLVPEGRPWLDDGEPVERVVTGWSTALAVAVPGRPVLALWWDPDRAGFTLATGFRRTVGYTWLADGTPVGEDEAVHTFADRLGLDPVLDVQALEPLTRSDPDADAVTRLVGLTAVLARVGLVLPGGVTPGASADRLRAAARAHGAELVAGTGWREAVRAELEAVEEGPYGSYLRGPRARLLGAAQLAAGVPLLGWGLARRSGGWATAGALLVAHGALGILYDRFRATR
- a CDS encoding endoglycoceramidase (COG2730 Endoglucanase;~Cellulase (glycosyl hydrolase family 5); pfam00150;~endoglycoceramidase [Streptomyces collinus Tu365];~identified by MetaGeneAnnotator; putative), which codes for MRTALAATAVAAALIAPTTAHAQATSARPGGTTATGVAPRPGGGQPGRPGPGVAGIPALTDAQGRVLTLRGWNVGDKANQGDQALSAITEKHFRDMRAKGFDFARLLVFWDDLEPRPGQYSKNYLRKIERVLDWARKYDVKVLLDAHQDVFGPAFGHRGIPEWATRTDGLPFTPHPDDWFAEYFEPAVQRAFTHLYEDPDLRRAQARMWRTLADRFGDHPAVLGYDLINEPMGELKEGEDLPTAARRIERDQLTPMYNRLADAIRSADRDGWVFVEPTPIVGEGVPTGLGRIDDPKIVYAPHFYNAGMEAGADYDPAAGWLEAYEQAVTRYPKEYKVPVVVGEWGPLNNSLPNMNRFYREAMASLGRYSSGWAGWEWCYGGGYCAVDDAGAFRTNKELTAEPYAEAVAGTVRSTAYDPAAGLYRLEYDAGRRGSRVTEISLPPGAWQVTARGQAAVVRPAKNRNRALVIAAPGARVTVTVKAGRG
- a CDS encoding hypothetical protein (identified by MetaGeneAnnotator; putative;~predicted protein [Streptomyces ghanaensis ATCC14672]), with translation MYFTDRGIEELEKRRGEEEVTFEWLAEQLRTFVDLNPDFEVPVERLATWLARLDDEDDEDE
- a CDS encoding transcriptional regulator, padR family (Arsenical Resistance Operon Repressor and similar prokaryotic, metal regulated homodimeric repressors. ARSR subfamily of helix-turn-helix bacterial transcription regulatory proteins (winged helix topology). Includes several proteins that appear to...; cd00090;~Predicted transcriptional regulators [Transcription];~Transcriptional regulator, PadR family [Streptomyces venezuelae ATCC10712];~identified by MetaGeneAnnotator; putative;~putative DNA binding site [nucleotide binding]); the encoded protein is MPPVFAHGRLRLYLLKLLDEAPRHGYEVIRLLEERFQGLYAPSAGTVYPRLAKLEAEGLVTHATEGGRKVYSITDAGRAELAARVGELADLEVEIRESVSELAAEIRDDVRGAAGKLRNEMRAAASASRTAGSSSLSDAKDDLRKAKQEWKEQARQARAEAQSAKHQAKEFQRMAKQVQVQFQEQVLDRMTRGEWPKGVWEDVSGITAQLGDLVTGAAHGPAGSRPGSPEEAVSDWAQDLEQSAEPARELDRLLDRFRDDIRDAARDHGVSREQAAEARRHLGTAAESILSLLSPDRRKS